A single genomic interval of Oryza sativa Japonica Group chromosome 7, ASM3414082v1 harbors:
- the LOC9266681 gene encoding uncharacterized protein, with protein MAMMRSALARVFRRSASGSCSAPAGVCRRRPEIIDQAPPLPSLRPAAMPHMSVAAAAAAAPTRRLLQGPRQFLVISEATEGVKWAGQKRFFSMERNANGFKLMESARLAVKKIKALGNARIEIDPRNEFYVVAVATAISLWLMSRQYRSLGDPTFPGGSMKKLQAWKRVSKLNSGKSNNADE; from the exons aTGGCGATGATGCGATCGGCTTTGGCGAGGGTAttccgccgctccgcctccggaTCCTGTTCTGCTCCAGCGGGGgtgtgccgccgccggccggagaTCATCGACCAGGCGCCGCCACTGCCCTCCCTCCGCCCCGCCGCGATGCCGCACATGTctgtagccgccgccgctgcagctgcGCCcactcgccgcctcctccag GGACCGCGACAATTCCTCGTCATCTCTGAAGCAACCGAGGGTGTGAAGTGGGCAGGGCAGAAGAGGTTCTTCTCCATGGAAAGGAATGCTAATGGTTTTAAGCTTATGGAATCAGCAAG GCTGGCAGTCAAGAAGATCAAGGCATTGGGTAATGCAAGGATCGAGATTGATCCACGGAATGAGTTCTATGTTGTAGCAGTAGCAACTGCGATATCTCTTTGGCTGATGTCAAGACAATATCGAAGCCTTGGCGACCCCACATTTCCTGGTGGCAGCATGAAAAAGCTTCAGGCTTGGAAGCGTGTTTCTAAACTTAACTCTGGGAAATCTAATAATGCTGATGAGTGA
- the LOC4342272 gene encoding uncharacterized protein At5g01610, producing the protein MASQAIESHRAGAEIVTGDGVCRKKSIELLEELGLPKGLLPLEDIEEFGYNKETGFMWLVQRKKKIEHTFKKIKQTVSYAGEVTAFVEKGKLKKIAGVKTKELLLWLSVVEVYVAEASPEKVTFKTGTGLSDTFDATAFALGE; encoded by the coding sequence ATGGCGTCTCAGGCCATCGAGAGCCACCGTGCCGGCGCGGAGATTGTCACCGGAGACGGCGTCTGCAGGAAGAAGTCCATTGAGCTGCTGGAAGAGCTGGGCCTCCCCAAGGGCCTCCTGCCATTGGAGGACATCGAGGAGTTCGGCTACAACAAGGAAACAGGATTCATGTGGCTGGtgcagaggaagaagaagatcgaGCACACCTTCAAGAAGATCAAGCAGACCGTGTCCTACGCCGGCGAGGTCACGGCGTTCGTCGAGAAGGGGAAGCTGAAGAAGATCGCCGGCGTGAAGACCAAGGAGCTGCTGCTCTGGCTCAGCGTTGTCGAGGTCTATGTCGCCGAGGCCTCGCCGGAGAAGGTCACCTTCAAGACGGGAACCGGGCTGTCTGATACCTTCGACGCCACTGCATTTGCTCTTGGGGAGTAG